The proteins below come from a single Xenopus tropicalis strain Nigerian chromosome 9, UCB_Xtro_10.0, whole genome shotgun sequence genomic window:
- the prrt2 gene encoding proline-rich transmembrane protein 2, whose protein sequence is MATPPADTGPPPEGQAASPEAAAPVSTTTVVIIEEPQSPQEATGSEVEHHVTIQSKSSSLNDLKSQPAANGGPRAPSLCGSEGRLEQPASNSPRPSLCRQESTATTSGPQEKPKDYLFIAILSCFCPMWPVNIVGFVYSLMSRNSLQQGDIDGAFRLGRVAKLLSIVALVGGVLIITISCVINFGIL, encoded by the exons ATGGCAACACCTCCAGCAGATACAGGACCACCCCCCGAGGGTCAAGCTGCTTCTCCTGAGGCTGCGGCCCCTGTCTCCACAACTACTGTGGTCATTATAGAGGAGCCGCAGTCACCGCAGGAGGCCACTGGATCAGAGGTTGAGCATCATGTGACCATCCAATCAAAGTCTTCCTCTCTTAATGACCTGAAGTCTCAGCCTGCTGCTAATGGAGGGCCCCGGGCCCCCAGCTTGTGTGGCTCAGAGGGTCGCCTGGAACAGCCAGCTTCTAATTCCCCCAGACCAAGTCTGTGCAGACAAGAATCAACCGCCACCACCAGTGGTCCCCAGGAAAAGCCCAAAGACTATCTGTTTATTGCCATCCTGTCCTGCTTCTGCCCAATGTGGCCTGTCAACATCGTGGGCTTCGTGTACTCCCTCATG TCTCGCAACAGCCTGCAGCAGGGGGATATCGATGGAGCTTTCCGGCTCGGCCGCGTGGCCAAACTCTTGAGCATTGTGGCGTTAGTTGGAGGAGTGCTGATCatcaccatatcctgtgtcatcAATTTTGGAA